The Gammaproteobacteria bacterium genome includes a region encoding these proteins:
- a CDS encoding class II fumarate hydratase, translating into MSKKGHRVEKDSMGEVRVPVDALYAAQTQRAVDNFPVSGLRMPRAFIEAIGLIKSAAARANLDLGLLEKPMAKAIQSAALEVSKGRHDAHFPIDVFQTGSGTSSNMNANEVIANLATQRLGRKVHPNDHVNMGQSSNDVVPTAIHVSGCLLVTRDLIPALEHLADTIARRGAKLKSVVKTGRTHLMDAMPVTFAQELSGWEAQVRHGIERLHPALERLNALPQGGSAVGTGINAHPEFGSRVAAELTELTGVPFKSKSNHFEGLSSQDAAVEMSGQLKTIAVSLTKIANDLRWMNSGPLAGLAEITLPVLQPGSSIMPGKVNPVIPEAVCMVCAQVIGNDLTITLGGQAGNFQLNVMLPVIAYNLCQSMEILANASRLLADKTIAGFTVNRERLNDALDRNPILVTALNSVIGYELGAKIAKRAYKEKKPILEVARAMTSLSEKELRRLLNPAELTKGGIRSSKK; encoded by the coding sequence ATGAGTAAAAAAGGCCACCGCGTCGAGAAGGACAGCATGGGCGAGGTGCGCGTGCCGGTGGACGCGCTCTATGCGGCGCAGACGCAGCGCGCCGTGGACAATTTCCCCGTCAGCGGTTTGCGCATGCCGCGCGCCTTCATTGAGGCCATCGGGCTCATCAAGTCGGCTGCCGCCAGGGCCAATCTCGACCTGGGCCTGCTGGAGAAGCCCATGGCGAAGGCCATACAGTCCGCCGCGCTCGAGGTATCGAAAGGCCGGCACGACGCGCATTTCCCGATCGATGTTTTCCAGACCGGTTCCGGCACCAGCTCGAACATGAACGCCAACGAGGTGATCGCCAATCTGGCGACGCAGCGCCTGGGCCGGAAAGTACATCCGAATGATCACGTCAACATGGGGCAGAGCAGCAACGACGTGGTGCCGACGGCCATCCATGTCAGCGGCTGTCTGCTGGTGACGCGCGATCTGATCCCGGCGCTGGAGCACCTGGCCGACACCATCGCCCGCCGCGGTGCAAAACTGAAAAGCGTCGTCAAGACGGGGCGCACGCACTTGATGGACGCCATGCCGGTGACGTTCGCCCAGGAACTCTCCGGTTGGGAGGCGCAGGTCCGCCACGGCATCGAGCGCCTGCACCCGGCGCTGGAGCGCCTGAACGCCCTGCCGCAGGGCGGCTCCGCCGTCGGCACCGGCATCAACGCGCACCCTGAATTCGGCTCGCGCGTGGCCGCGGAATTGACCGAGTTGACCGGCGTGCCGTTCAAATCGAAGAGCAATCACTTTGAAGGACTGAGTTCACAGGATGCGGCGGTGGAGATGAGCGGCCAGTTGAAGACCATCGCCGTGAGCCTCACCAAGATCGCCAACGATCTGCGCTGGATGAACAGCGGGCCGCTGGCGGGCCTCGCCGAGATCACGCTGCCCGTCCTCCAGCCCGGCAGCAGCATCATGCCCGGCAAGGTGAATCCCGTCATCCCGGAGGCGGTGTGCATGGTCTGTGCGCAGGTGATCGGCAATGACCTCACCATCACCCTCGGCGGCCAGGCGGGCAATTTCCAGTTGAACGTGATGCTGCCGGTGATTGCCTACAATCTCTGCCAGAGCATGGAAATCCTCGCCAATGCCTCGCGTCTGCTGGCGGACAAGACGATTGCGGGATTCACTGTGAACCGCGAGCGGCTGAACGACGCCCTCGACCGCAACCCCATATTGGTGACGGCCTTGAATTCGGTGATTGGCTATGAACTGGGCGCAAAAATCGCCAAGCGGGCTTACAAGGAGAAGAAACCCATCCTCGAGGTCGCCAGGGCAATGACCTCGCTGTCGGAGAAGGAACTCAGGCGCCTGCTCAATCCCGCGGAACTGACCAAGGGCGGCATCCGTTCCAGTAAAAAATAA
- a CDS encoding quinoprotein relay system zinc metallohydrolase 2 yields the protein MSLVRRRLFHGMLLLLSGWLAAGAVAADAALAVQEVAPGNYVHFGKHVTFEDPQHDDIANIGFIVGGKCVAVVDTGGSIKIGRQLREAVREKTRLPVCYVINTHVHVDHVLGNYAFKDDKPIFIGNAALAEAMRANREFFVKNYPEDLGVPPSPDQVIGPDQGVEKTLELDLGGKRLLLTSYPKAHSSADLTVLDEDTNTLWTGDLLFRERIPSLDGSVLGWLKVIDDLKREKVKLAIPGHGSVTNDLVGALDQERGYLQMLVDQVRGMIKQGVPMEVAMTQVGMPQAMKWQLWEQHHRRNVIRVFHELEWE from the coding sequence ATGTCACTCGTGCGGCGCCGCCTGTTTCATGGAATGCTCCTGCTGCTGTCCGGCTGGCTGGCGGCAGGCGCCGTGGCGGCGGACGCCGCGCTGGCCGTGCAGGAAGTGGCGCCGGGTAATTACGTCCACTTCGGCAAACATGTGACGTTTGAAGACCCGCAACACGATGACATCGCAAACATCGGTTTCATTGTGGGCGGCAAATGCGTGGCGGTGGTGGATACGGGCGGTTCGATCAAGATTGGCCGGCAGTTGCGGGAGGCGGTGCGTGAAAAAACCCGGCTGCCTGTATGTTACGTCATCAACACGCATGTGCACGTCGATCACGTGCTGGGCAATTATGCCTTCAAGGATGACAAACCGATCTTCATCGGCAACGCGGCGCTGGCCGAGGCCATGCGGGCCAACCGGGAGTTCTTCGTCAAAAATTACCCGGAGGATTTGGGCGTGCCCCCCAGCCCGGATCAGGTGATAGGCCCGGATCAGGGGGTGGAAAAGACTCTGGAACTGGATTTGGGCGGCAAGCGGCTGCTGCTAACATCCTATCCCAAGGCGCATTCCAGCGCGGATTTGACGGTGCTGGATGAGGACACGAACACATTATGGACGGGGGACCTGCTGTTCCGGGAGAGAATTCCGTCGCTGGACGGGAGCGTTCTGGGCTGGCTGAAGGTCATCGATGACCTCAAACGGGAAAAGGTGAAACTGGCCATCCCAGGCCACGGGTCGGTGACCAACGACCTGGTGGGCGCGCTGGACCAGGAGCGCGGTTATTTGCAGATGCTGGTGGATCAAGTGCGTGGAATGATCAAACAGGGCGTGCCGATGGAGGTGGCGATGACGCAGGTGGGAATGCCGCAGGCCATGAAATGGCAGCTCTGGGAGCAGCATCACCGGCGCAACGTGATCCGTGTTTTTCATGAACTGGAATGGGAATGA
- a CDS encoding TetR/AcrR family transcriptional regulator codes for MSTPELILDVAQDMLQKGGLQAFSYRDISSRVGIRTASIHYYYPTKADLAHAIVTRVRKQFSTALAEIDTGTSDPLRRLEKFCGIFLDTLGSADRLCPMCMLAMGQDEIPPAVRREVCEFWRHGEHWVAENIEQVRAQGKYPPAVKSSQLAQNWMATLEGAMVAARAFNERARLVDAIAVLLAGLAPVVSRRKNRLDR; via the coding sequence ATGAGCACGCCGGAGTTGATCCTCGATGTCGCGCAGGACATGCTGCAGAAGGGTGGACTGCAGGCGTTCAGCTACCGCGATATTTCCTCCCGCGTCGGTATACGCACCGCGAGCATTCATTATTACTATCCCACGAAGGCCGATCTCGCCCATGCCATCGTGACGCGCGTCAGGAAACAATTCAGCACCGCTCTGGCAGAGATCGATACCGGCACCTCCGATCCCCTGCGGCGCCTGGAGAAATTCTGCGGCATTTTTCTGGATACGCTGGGCAGCGCCGATCGTTTGTGTCCGATGTGCATGCTGGCGATGGGTCAGGATGAGATTCCACCTGCGGTGCGGCGCGAGGTGTGTGAATTCTGGAGGCATGGCGAGCATTGGGTGGCGGAAAACATCGAACAGGTGCGCGCGCAGGGGAAATACCCGCCGGCCGTCAAATCCAGCCAGCTGGCGCAGAATTGGATGGCCACGCTGGAGGGTGCGATGGTGGCGGCGCGTGCATTCAACGAGCGCGCGCGCCTGGTGGATGCCATCGCGGTGTTGCTGGCTGGATTGGCGCCGGTCGTTTCCAGGCGTAAAAACCGGCTTGATAGGTAA
- a CDS encoding class I SAM-dependent methyltransferase, translating to MNASRSPENWQQLSCPICEGVAFTRLFEKGGEPFVRCNGCTLIMINPRPLYSDIIHTYTHGYSTHYIDKHEKKLRRAGKMVRRLSGIVPRGRWLDIGCSAGFTLQAARAAGFDPYGVEVDPLGVKYATEVFGLKNIFLGSLEEQNFPDGFFDVITVVEVIEHVPNLNRFCAEMKRVLSPTGIIYLTTPDVAHWRTPKPLHRWEAILPSQHLYYFSKDTLQRLLEKHGLKIVKKRFNLKPGIKVNVTHADHGHQHPGAFKSGDNRFVRE from the coding sequence ATGAATGCATCGCGATCGCCGGAAAACTGGCAGCAGCTGTCATGTCCCATCTGCGAGGGCGTTGCCTTCACCCGGCTTTTTGAAAAGGGCGGCGAACCTTTCGTGCGCTGCAATGGTTGCACGCTGATCATGATCAATCCCCGGCCGCTGTATTCGGACATCATCCATACCTATACCCACGGCTACAGCACTCACTACATCGACAAGCATGAAAAAAAGCTCCGCCGGGCCGGAAAGATGGTCCGCCGGCTGTCGGGAATTGTGCCGCGCGGGCGCTGGCTGGACATCGGCTGTTCCGCGGGATTCACGTTGCAGGCCGCCCGCGCCGCGGGCTTCGATCCCTACGGCGTCGAGGTCGATCCGCTGGGGGTGAAATACGCGACCGAGGTCTTCGGTTTGAAAAACATCTTTCTCGGATCCTTGGAAGAGCAGAATTTCCCCGATGGGTTTTTCGACGTCATCACCGTCGTTGAAGTCATCGAACACGTCCCCAATCTGAACAGGTTTTGCGCGGAGATGAAAAGAGTATTGTCGCCAACCGGGATCATCTATCTCACGACGCCGGACGTGGCGCACTGGCGCACGCCCAAACCGCTGCACCGCTGGGAAGCGATACTGCCGTCACAGCATCTTTATTATTTCAGCAAGGACACGTTGCAGCGGCTGCTGGAAAAACACGGCCTGAAAATCGTCAAGAAGCGCTTCAATCTCAAACCGGGGATCAAGGTCAATGTCACACACGCCGATCATGGGCATCAGCACCCGGGCGCCTTTAAAAGTGGCGATAACCGGTTCGTTCGAGAGTAA
- the thiL gene encoding thiamine-phosphate kinase, whose product MPLSEFELISRYFERPVRRGDVALGIGDDAALLRPPPGQELAVSTDTLIAGVHFREDAAPAGIGYRALAVNLSDLAAMGAEPAWVILALTLPAADEEWLTGFSAGFFELAEAHGVALVGGNTARGPLNITLTVIGFVPEGGALRRDGARPGDAIYVSGTLGDAGFALENWRGADDAARRRLLRPMPRVALGLALRGIASGAVDISDGFAADLGHILERSRVGAHVEVDRLPLSPALKALDRAAAQRYALSSGDDYELCFTVPPAREASLAEIGVRCGCTLTRVGEITAGKGLHLTASEGGAVTLERTGYRHF is encoded by the coding sequence ATGCCGCTCTCCGAATTCGAATTGATCTCGCGCTATTTTGAGCGGCCCGTCCGCCGCGGAGACGTGGCGCTGGGCATCGGCGATGACGCGGCGTTGCTGCGACCGCCGCCCGGACAGGAGCTGGCGGTGTCCACCGACACGCTGATCGCCGGCGTGCATTTCCGCGAGGATGCCGCGCCGGCCGGCATCGGCTATCGCGCGCTGGCCGTCAACCTGAGCGATCTGGCGGCCATGGGCGCGGAACCCGCCTGGGTCATCCTCGCGCTGACGCTGCCGGCGGCGGATGAGGAATGGCTCACCGGTTTTTCGGCGGGCTTCTTTGAGCTGGCGGAGGCGCACGGCGTGGCGCTCGTCGGCGGCAACACCGCACGTGGGCCGCTCAATATCACGCTCACCGTGATCGGTTTCGTGCCGGAGGGCGGGGCCCTGCGGCGCGACGGCGCCCGCCCGGGCGACGCGATCTATGTCAGTGGCACCCTGGGTGATGCCGGTTTCGCGCTGGAAAACTGGCGTGGTGCGGACGATGCCGCAAGACGGCGCCTGCTGCGGCCCATGCCGCGAGTGGCGTTGGGACTGGCGTTGCGCGGTATAGCCAGCGGCGCCGTCGACATCTCCGATGGTTTCGCCGCCGATCTGGGGCATATCCTGGAGCGAAGCCGCGTCGGCGCGCATGTCGAGGTGGATCGATTGCCGCTCTCACCCGCGTTGAAGGCACTCGACAGGGCGGCCGCACAGCGGTATGCCTTGAGCAGTGGCGATGACTACGAGCTGTGCTTCACCGTGCCGCCGGCGCGGGAGGCAAGCCTGGCTGAAATCGGGGTTCGATGCGGCTGCACCTTGACGCGCGTGGGCGAAATCACCGCGGGCAAAGGTTTACATCTGACTGCGTCGGAGGGTGGGGCGGTTACTCTCGAACGAACCGGTTATCGCCACTTTTAA
- a CDS encoding acyl-CoA thioesterase: protein MSTQEKSLYMTVLMTPDMANFSGKVHGGAILKLLDQVAYACAARYSKGYVITASLDLVQFKEPLEVGELVTFMANVNYTGNTSMEVGIKVVAENLHTKTKRHTSSCYFTMVAMDDAGRPRSVTPLEITTETERKLFEAAVMRKGMRQEITERNRALHVGIPEQ from the coding sequence ATGAGTACGCAGGAAAAATCGCTGTACATGACCGTGTTGATGACGCCGGACATGGCGAATTTCTCCGGCAAGGTGCACGGCGGCGCCATCCTCAAGCTGCTGGATCAAGTCGCCTATGCCTGCGCCGCCCGTTATTCCAAGGGTTATGTGATCACCGCCTCGCTCGATCTGGTGCAATTCAAGGAACCGCTGGAGGTGGGCGAACTGGTGACCTTCATGGCCAATGTCAATTACACCGGCAATACGTCGATGGAAGTCGGCATCAAGGTCGTCGCCGAAAATCTGCACACCAAGACCAAGCGCCACACCAGCTCCTGCTACTTTACAATGGTCGCCATGGACGACGCCGGCAGACCCCGCAGTGTGACGCCGCTGGAGATCACCACGGAAACCGAGCGCAAGCTTTTTGAGGCGGCGGTCATGCGCAAGGGGATGCGCCAGGAGATTACCGAACGCAACCGCGCCCTGCATGTGGGCATACCGGAACAATAA
- the nusB gene encoding transcription antitermination factor NusB produces MSSISAPATVIDHRARARARRCAVQALYQWQLAGQDPADILNEFIAEREVVHVDLDYFRLLAREIPAHAIELEQDLLPVLNRPWRELDPVERAILLIGAYEFHFCPEVPWRVVINEAIELEKMFGAEQGHRYINTTLDKLAHQLRPQEIAAS; encoded by the coding sequence ATGAGCAGTATTTCCGCGCCGGCGACAGTCATTGATCACCGGGCGCGGGCGCGGGCGCGCCGCTGCGCTGTGCAGGCGCTGTATCAATGGCAGCTGGCCGGGCAGGACCCGGCGGACATCCTGAACGAGTTCATCGCCGAACGCGAAGTCGTGCACGTTGATCTGGATTATTTCCGCCTGCTGGCGCGCGAGATTCCCGCCCACGCCATCGAACTGGAGCAGGACCTGTTGCCGGTATTGAACCGCCCCTGGCGCGAACTCGATCCGGTGGAGCGCGCCATTCTGCTCATCGGCGCCTACGAGTTTCATTTTTGTCCGGAGGTGCCCTGGCGCGTCGTCATCAACGAGGCCATTGAACTCGAGAAGATGTTCGGCGCCGAGCAGGGCCACCGCTACATCAACACCACGCTCGACAAGCTGGCGCATCAACTGCGGCCCCAGGAAATCGCCGCCAGCTGA
- a CDS encoding quinoprotein dehydrogenase-associated SoxYZ-like carrier, which yields MFNRMAVKMAMVLSLALAGVCARAEQSPISVWDAFLKDKYFKDMNIVEDKTVIDMTTPYRAEDASLTPVSIIAKIPQTAERYIKDIYLIVDQNPEPLVGVFHTTVDMGKADLSMRIRIDKYTNVRAIAVLNNGEHHMVTNYVKASGGCSDPFGGDIYEALKTAGRMKFRTVGDVLADQTEVGQLNISHPNFTGMSVNQRTGNIVPPHYIDKLKLTYNDKVVMTAETGISISADPSYRFFFKPGQGGRLKAEVEDSKGGKYVEEFDIQPQAAEAVSTTQKS from the coding sequence ATGTTTAATCGAATGGCAGTCAAGATGGCCATGGTTCTGAGCCTGGCGCTGGCGGGTGTTTGTGCCCGGGCGGAACAGTCGCCGATCAGCGTCTGGGACGCGTTTCTCAAGGACAAGTACTTCAAGGACATGAACATCGTCGAGGACAAGACCGTCATCGACATGACCACGCCCTACCGGGCCGAGGATGCGTCGCTGACACCGGTCTCCATCATTGCGAAGATTCCACAGACGGCGGAGCGTTATATCAAGGATATCTATCTCATCGTCGATCAAAACCCGGAGCCGCTGGTGGGCGTATTCCATACCACGGTGGATATGGGCAAGGCGGACCTGTCCATGCGCATACGCATAGACAAGTACACCAACGTACGCGCGATAGCGGTGCTGAACAACGGCGAGCACCACATGGTGACCAACTATGTGAAGGCCTCCGGCGGCTGTTCCGATCCCTTCGGCGGCGACATCTATGAGGCGCTGAAGACTGCCGGCAGGATGAAATTTCGCACCGTCGGCGACGTGCTGGCGGATCAAACCGAGGTCGGGCAGCTCAACATCAGCCATCCGAACTTCACCGGCATGTCGGTCAATCAGCGCACCGGCAACATCGTGCCGCCGCATTACATCGACAAGCTGAAACTGACCTACAACGACAAGGTCGTGATGACGGCGGAAACCGGCATTTCCATCAGTGCCGACCCGAGTTACCGCTTCTTCTTCAAGCCCGGCCAGGGCGGCAGGCTGAAGGCCGAGGTGGAGGACTCCAAGGGCGGCAAATACGTGGAGGAATTCGACATTCAGCCTCAAGCCGCGGAGGCCGTCTCGACAACGCAGAAGTCATAA